The following is a genomic window from Streptomyces sp. BHT-5-2.
AAACGGACTTTCACCCCGATGCGGTCATACAATTCAGCCGGACAGGCCCGGTGCACGCCGATCCTTGACGGCCCCTCAGGCACCGCCGTCGCACGGTGCGTGCGGCCGCTCGCGCTCCGACGAGTAGAGGTGGCTGTCACGGAACTGCTCGGCGCCCAACGTGCGGCCGACCAAGATCACCGCGGTCCGCACCACGCCCGCGGCCTTCACCTGGCCGGCGATGTCGCCGAGCGTGCCGCGCAGGACGAGTTCGTCGGGGCGGGAGGCCATCGCCACGACCGCGGCCGGGCAGTCGGCGCCGTAGTGGGGCAGCAGTTCGTCCACGATCCGGTCCACGTACATCGCGGCGAGGTGCAGCACCAGCAGCGCGCCACTGCGGCCCAGGGTGGCCAGGTCCTCGCCGTCGGGCATCGGCGTGGCCCGCTGCGCGACACGGGTGAGGATGACAGTCTGGCCGACGGTGGGCACGGTCAGCTCGCGCTTGAGGGCGGCCGCCGCCGCGGCGAACGCCGGCACACCGGGCACGACCTCGTACGGCACCCCCGCCGCATCCAGGCGACGCATCTGCTCGGCCACCGCGCTGAAGACGGACGGGTCGCCGGAGTGCAGCCGGGCGACGTCCTGGCCCTCCTCGTGGGCCCGGACCAGCTCCGCCGTGATCGCGTCCAGGTCCAGCTGCGCGGTGTCGACCAGCCGGGCACCCGGCGGGCACTCGGCGAGCAGTTCGCGCGGCACCAGGCTGCCCGCGTAGAGGCACACCCCGCAGGCGGCGAGGGTGCGGGCGCCGCGCAGGGTGATCAGGTCGGCGGCGCCGGGGCCCGCACCGATGAAGTAGACGGTCATGGCTGTCGGTCTCCTGGGAGGGGTTGCGAGGGGTCCTGGGAGCGGGGCGTCACGGTGGTCCCCCGCGGGCCGGACCGCGCGGGTTTCACCGCCGACCACTGGGTGACCGGCATGGCCTGCCGCCAGCCCGTGAAGCCGCCGACCGGCACCGCGTGGGCGACCGCGAGCCGCACCAACTCGCCGCCGTGGCGCCGGTACCACTCGGTCAGCAGCGCCTCCGACTCCAGCGTCACGGTGTTGGCGACGAGCCGGCCGCCCGGGGGGAGCGCGTCCCAGCAGGCGTCCAGCAGCCCGGGGGCGGTCAGGCCACCGCCGATGAACACCGCGTCCGGCGTCGGCAGTCCGGCCAGCGCGGCGGGCGCGGCGCCGTGCACCACGCGCAGCGCCGGCACGCCGAGCGCCCGCGCGTTGCGGCCAATCCGGGCCGCCCGCACGGCGTCCCGTTCGAGGCTGACCGCCTGACAACTGCGGTGTGCGCGCAGCCATTCGACGGCGATGGAGCCGGAGCCGCCGCCGATGTCCCAGAGGAGTTCGCCCGGCTCGGGGGCGAGCGCGGCCAGCGTGGCGGCCCGGACATGACGCTTGGTCAGCTGGCCGTCGTGCTCGTAGGCGTCGTCGGGGAGTCCGGGTACGACCGGCAGCCGCGGTGCGTCCGGCGCCCGCACGCAGTCCAGCGCGATCACGTTGAGCGGGTCACCGGGCGACACGTCCCAGTCCTCCGCGGTGCCCTCGGCGATCCGCTCGTGGGCGCCGCCGAGTTGTTCCAGTACCCGCATCCGGCTCGGCCCGAAGCCGCGGACCCGCAGCAGCTCCGCCACCTCGGCGGGTGTCCCGGCGCCGGCCGACAGCACCAGCACCCGCCGCCCGTCGTACAGCGCCCGCACCAGGTTCTCCGCGGGCCGCCCGACGAGCGTGACGACCTCGGTGTCCTCCACGGCCCAGCCCAACCGGGCGCAGGCGTACGCCACGGAGGACGGATGCGGCACCACCCGCAGCGGCCGCCGTACCGCGGCGTCCGCCGCCATCACCTCGGTCAGCGTCCGCCCGATCCCGTAGAACATCGGGTCCCCGCTGGCCAGCACGCAGACCCTGCGGCCGGCGTGCGCGGCGAGCAGCCCGGGCACGGCCGGCCGCAGCGGCGAGGGCCACGGCACCCGTTCGCCCGCGCACTCCGCGGGCAGCAGCGTCAACTGCCGTGCCCCGCCGATCAGCACCTCGGCCGCGCCCAGCTCCCGTCGCGCGGCCGGCGACAACCCGTCCCAGCCGTCGGCCCCGATACCTACGACGGAGAGCGGAAGCGGGGCAGTCACGGCGGGCACCTCGGGGCGCGAAGGGACGAAACGGAGGTCGGGGGCGTCCGGGGACGGGTGCCGAACTCTACTGACCGGCCGCACGGCCCCGGCTCCCGGGGAGGGCCACGTGCCCCGGCACGTCCCGGCGCATGGCACCACCTGGCCGGGCACGCCGCTGGCACGGCGGGCCGAGAGCCGTCACGCAGCAGACCGTCCGCTGCGGTCGCCGCGGACCGCCCGAGGGTGTCGGGCGCCCGGCCCCGTTTCGCATGAAGCCTGTCGTTTCACGTGAAACGACGGGTGGGGCGCCCCGACCGACCGGGCGACCCACTCCGGACGCCTTCCCACCCCGCACCGCTCTGACCAGGGGCGATAGCCCGTTGGACGGTAATGACAACGGTCACCGGTGCAGCCTTTGGATCTTTTGCCGAAGTGCGGTTTGCTTCGCTGCGAGGAGCAAGGTGGAGCCAGAAAGGAGCGCGCCCATGACCGAGCACGCCCACAGTGGGCACAGCCATGCGCACAGCCACTCCCATGCCGTGTCCCCGGACGCCGATCGGCGCTGGCTGCGGGCCGCGCTCATCCTGCTCACCGCCTACATGGCGGTCGAGGTCGTCATCGGTGTCCTGGCCCAGTCGCTGGCGCTGATCTCGGACGCCGCCCATATGCTCACCGACGCGGTCTCGATCGTGCTGGCCCTGGTCGCGATGCGGCTGGCCGCGAAGCCCGCACGGGGCGGCTACACCTACGGCCTCAAGCGCGCCGAGATCCTCTCCGCGCAGGCCAACGGCATCACGCTGCTCGTGCTCTCCGTCTGGCTGGCCTACGAGGCGGTGCAGCGGCTGATCTCCCCGCCCGCGGTCACCGGCGGGCTGGTGGTGATCACCGCGCTGTCCGGTGTCGTGATCAACCTGATCTGCACCTGGTTCCTGTCGAAGGCGAACCGCTCCAGCCTGAACATCGAGGGCGCCTACCAGCACATCCTCACCGACCTGTTCGGCTTCATCGCCACCGCGATCTCCGGTCTCGTCGTGCTGACCACGGGCTTCGAGCGGGCCGACGCGATCGCCTCGCTCGTCGTCGTCGCGCTGATGCTGAAGGCCGGGACGGGGCTGGTGCGGGAATCCGGACGGATCTTCATGGAGGCCGCCCCGGCCGGGATCGACCCGGACGCGCTGGGCGATCACCTCGTCGCCGCCGACCAGGTCGTCGAGGTCCATGACCTGCACATCTGGCAGATCACCTCGGGGCAGCCCGCGCTGTCCGCACACATCCTGGTCGCACCGGGCGGCGACTGCCACAAGGTCCGCCGCAACCTCCAGGCGCTGCTGCGCGGCGAGTACGGCATCACCCACGCCACCCTCCAGGTCGACCACCTCGGCGAACAGGACGAGGACGAGCTGCTGACGCTGGGGCCCGGTCCCGGTCCCGAGCAACCCTCCGGCGGCCACTGCGACGACTCCCACGGTCCCGTGCACCGTCCGGGCCCGCACCACCACTGACCCGACCGCCGTCGGGCCCCGTTCACCCGCTGGTACCAGCCCCGGTCGCGGCCCGCCGCCGAACCGACTTGCCTGGAGCGTGGCAGCCATCGCCGCTTTCAGGAAGGACCGGGACGCATGTCAGCGAGTGCACCCGCACGCGCCGACGACCGGGTGGCACCGGCACGCTGCCCGCCCCGACGCGCGGGCCGCGGCCGCTCGTCGGCCGGAGCGGCGCTGCTGGTACTCGGAACGCTGCTGCTGCCGCTGAGCCTGGCCGCCGTCTGGGCCCGCACCGAACTCACCGACACCGACCGCTATGTGGCCGCCGTCGCCCCGCTCGCCCGGGACCCCGCCGTCCAGAACGCCATCGTCGACGACGTCACCAACGGTGTGATGCCCCATGTCCGGCTGGACGGCCTGCTCAAGGCGGTGCCCCGGGCCGAACGGCCCGCGCTGCGGCGGAAGTTCACCCGCGGCATCCGCGAGTTCGTCGACAAACAGGTCCGTCAGGTCGTCACCGGCCGGACCTTCCCCGCGGTCTGGACCGGGGTGCACCGCACCGCCCACCGGGCTCTGGACGGCTCGCTGGCGGCGTCCGGCGACGCCCCCGTCGCCCTCGACCTCTCGCCGGTCATCGAGCGGGTCCGGCACCAGTTGTCCGGCAACGGGCTGGGCCTCGACATCGTCCGCAAGGTGCCGCCCACCGGCGTCTCGATCGTGCTGCTGAAATCCCCCGATGTGCCCCGGCTGCGGGCCGGCTTCCAGGCCGCGCGGCGTGCAGCGCTGCTGCTGCCGCCCGCCTCCGCGCTCTGCCTCCTGGGCGGCCTGCTGCTGAGCCGGCGCCGGCAGAGGGCGCTGGTCTGCGCCGCGGCGGGCTGCGCGGTGACCTGCGCCCTCCTGGCGGCGGCGCTGGCGTTGCTCCGCAGCCGGCTCCTGGACGCCCTGCCCGCCGCGGTCTCCCGTCCGGCCGCCGACGCCTACACGGCCGCCCTGATGGCACCCCTGCGCTCGGGTGCGTGGACGGTGATCGGCACCGCGACAGCCACCGCCGCCCTCGCCGCGGCGGCTCCGCTCACCGCCCGTCCCCGTCGCCGGACGGCCTTGGACCGTCCGCACCGCGTCGTCGTCGGCCGGCCGCGCCGGTAGCGTCCCACGACGACACGGCGAACACGTCCCCGCAGGCCGGGGCGGCGGCCCCCATGGCAACGGCCCGCCCGGTGGCCGAGGCGGGCCGTGCTCAGATCGCCAGGACGGTCTTCCCCTGTGCTCGCCCGGTGCGGCTGGCCGCCAGGGCCTCCGGGGCCTCCTCCAGGGGGACTTCGAGGCCCACGAGGACGGTGAGGCGGCCCGCGTCGAGGTGCCCCGCGAGGATCTCCAGGAGCTGCGGGGAGGGGCGGTTGACGAAGTTGAAGCCGCGCAGGTTGTGCTCGGTGAGCACATCGGCATCGGCCGAGCCGATCAACGAGACCGCCACCCCGCCGTCCCGTACGGTCCGGGTCAGGTCGACGAATCCCTTGGCGTCGCTGACCATGTCGATCAGCACGTCCACCCCGTCCGGGTGGGCGGCCAGCACCTGGTCGGCGACCGGGCCCGCGGTGTGATCGACGGTCTCCGCGGCGCCCAGCGTCCGCATCAGCTCCGCCTTGGACGGGCGGGCGGTGGCGATCACCTCGGCGCCGCGGCCGGCCGCGAGCTGGGTGACGAAGGTGCCGACCCCGCCGGTCGCGCCGACGACCAGCACCTGCCGGCCCTCGCCGATCCGGGTCTCCTCCACCAGGTTGTACGCGGTCATCCCGGCGGTGGGCACGGCCGCGGAGGTCGCGTAGGTGACGCTGCGGGCGGCCAGCGCGATGGCGTCCTCCTTGGCCACGGCGAACTCGGCGTACGAACCACCGCCCCGCTCCGGCAGCTGGAACTGGCCGAACACCGGGTCACCCACGGTGAACCGCCGGATGCCGCTGCCGACCGCGACCACCTCGCCCGCCCCGTCCGCGCCCAGAACCAGGGGAAAGACGGCCTGGACGGCATCCCCGAACGCCCCGTCGGCGAGCTTCCAGTCCACGGGATTGAGCCCGGCGGCGGCCAGCCGCACCAGGACCTCGCCGGGCCCCGGTTCAGGCTGCGGCAGCTCCATGAGCTGCGGGTCCGCACCGAAGGCGTTGACTGCTACGGCTCTCATGTGGCGTTTCCTTCCACCCTTTCGAGGAGGCGGCCGGGTGGATCGTAAGCACGGCGGTCGGGCCCGGCGCGGCAGGACGGGAGGCGGTGCCCCGGAAGCAACTCGTACGGCCCCCGTCGCCGTTCACTTTGCCCACTCGATTGCCCGCATGACGGGACCAGTGCGGGGCCGCGGGATTCAATGGCGCAATGATCCGGTTCGAGTCGGTCACCAAGCGCTACCCGGACGGGACCACCGCCGTCGACGACCTGTCCTTCGAGGTCGAGGAAGGTGAGCTGGTCACCCTGGTCGGACCGTCCGGGTGCGGCAAGACGACGACCATGATGATGGTGAACCGGCTCATCGACCCCACCGGCGGCCGGATCCTCGTCGACGGCGCGGACGTCTCCGGTGTCGACCCGGTCCGGCTGCGCCGCCGGATCGGCTATGTCATCCAGCAGACCGGCCTCTTCCCGCACCGCACCGTCCTCGACAACACCGCGACCGTGCCGTACCTGTCCGGCTGGAAGAAGGCCAGGGCGCGCGAGCGGGCCGCCGAACTCCTTGATCTGGTCGGCCTGGACCCCGGCGTCTACGGCTCGCGCTATCCCGACCAGTTGTCCGGCGGCCAGCGCCAGCGGGTCGGGGTGGCCCGGGCGCTGGCGGCCGATCCGCCGGTGCTGCTGATGGACGAGCCGTTCGGTGCCGTCGACCCGGTCGTCCGGGACCGCCTCCAGACGGAGTTCCTGCGGCTCCAGGCCACCATGCACAAGACCGTGCTGCTGGTCACCCATGACATCGAGGAGGCCATCCGGCTCGGCGACCGGATCGCGGTCTACGGCACCGGCCGGATCGAGCAGTTCGACACCCCGGCGCGGGTGCTCGGCGCCCCCGCCACTCCCTATGTCGCCGAATTCGTGGGTGCGGACCGGGCGTTGAAGCAACTCTCGGTCACTCCCATCGACCGCGCGGACCTGGAGCGCCCGCCGTTCGCCCGGCTCGCCGAGCCGGCCGCGGACGCGGTGTCCCGGCTGCGTGCCGAGGGCGCGCGCTGGGCGGTGGTACTGGACGCGGACGGGGCGCTGCACGGCTGGGTGGGCACCGAGAGCCTGGCGGGTGCAGGCGGAACCGTTGCCGACCACGCCCGGCGGATGGAGGCGTGGATCCCCGCGTCCGGGACCCTCAAGGCCGCGTTCAGCGAAATGCTCAAGCACGACGCAGGCTGGATCGCGGTCCTGGACGAGCAGCGGTTTCTGGGCGTGCTGACCCCGACGGCACTGCACGAGGCGCTGCGCCGCACCATCGCACCGGAGCAGCGCGGCGTGTCGCGGGGGCGGCCGGAGGTGGATTCGGTCCCGACGGAATGAGGCGGGGCACGGGGTGAGCGTGCTGTTTCACGTGAAACGACGCTAAGGGAGCGGTGTTTCACGTGAAACGTCGCCCGGGCGTCGTCAGCTCCTCTTCAACAGGCCCTTGGACACGAGGTAGTTGTGGGCCACGTCCGAGGCGAGCCGACGCCAGCTGTCGACCTGTTCGTTGAGTCGGGCCAGGTCTTCGGTGGTCAGTACGCGGTTGAGGCGGTCCAGTGCGGCGGCCGGGCGGGGCCCTCCGGCCCTGGCGCGATGGACGACGGGGACGACGTAGTCGGCGTTCTGGAGTTTCCGGTCGTCGGCGAGGACGACCAGTCCGAACTGGTCGAGCGTGGCGTCCGTGCTGGTGGTCAGCACCATCTGGTCCTGGCCGTTCTGGACGGCCTGTTTCGCGGGCGTGGTGCCGACGCCCTTGGGGTCCACGGCGGTGATGTCGATGCCGTATGTCTTCCGCAGCCCCGGTGCGCAGAACGGCCGCTGGACGCACTCGTCCCCCGCCGCCAACCGCACCGGGAGCCCGGCGCGGCCCAGGTCGCTGAGGGTGCGCAGCCGGTGTTCGGCGGCGTAGGAGGCGCGCACCGCGAAGGCGTTCTGGTCGACGGCCCGGCCCGCCGGGAGCACGGTCAGACCGCGCGGGGCGGTGAGCCGGCGCAGCGCGGCCATGGTGGTGGCGAGGTCGGGGGAGGCGACCGGGGCGGCTTCGGGGCCGTGCTTCTTGGCGTTGAGCCAGTCCGCGAAGGTGGCGGCGTATTCCGGTACGACGTCGATCTGACCGGCCTCCAGCGCGGGTTCGTACAGCTCGCGGTTGCCGACGGTGAGGACGCGGGTGCGATAGCCGGCCTGGCGGAGCAGCGCCGCGTACATCTGGGCGAGCAGCTCGCTCTCGGTGAAGCCGGCCGAGCCGATGGCGAGGTCGCGGCTGTCGCCGGGCGAGGCGGTGACTGCGCCACGGTGCTCCAGCGACGGCCCGCCGGTGCAGGAGACGAGGCCGGCCAGCGCGGCCGGGACGGCAAGGACGCCCCACACGCCACGGTGGACCGCGCGCAGCGGGGCCGTGCGGAGCGCCCTCACCGGTGCCGCCCGCGCGCCCGGGCCGGCGCGAACCGCTGCACCAGCTCGAACAGCGCCTCCATCAGCAGCGCGAACACCGCGACCACCACCGCGCCGGCCACCACCTGCGGGGTGCTGGCGAGGTTGAAGCCGGCGGTGATGATGCGGCCGAGTCCGCCGCCGCCCACCAGCGCGGCCAGTGTGGCGGTGGCGACGAGCTGCACGGCGGCGATCCGCACCCCGGTCAGCACCAGCGGCAGGGCGAGCGGCGCCTCCACCCACCACACCAGTTGCACCCCGGTCATCCCCATGCCCCGCGCGGCCCGGACCACGTCCTGGTCCACCTCGCGCATGCCGACATAGGCGTTGGTCAGCAGCGGCGGCACGGCGAACAACACCAGCGCGATGACCGTCGGCCACTGGCCGTTCCGCCCGATCGGGGTCAGCAGGAGCAGGACGAGGACCGCGAAGGTCGGCACCGCGCGGCCGACGTTGGCCAGGTTGACCGCGAGCACGCCACCGCGGCCCAGGTGCCCGAGGGTCAGCGCGATCGGCAGGGCGATGAGGGCGCTGATGACCAGGCAGGCGAAGGTGAGCGCGGCGTGCTGGGCGAGCCGGTGCCAGACGCCGTTCTCGCCGGACCAGTTGGCGGCGGTGGTCAGCCAGGCCCAGACCGCGGCGAGGGTGCTCATGCCCGCCGTCCGGAGGCGGCGAGCGGCCTGCTCCCGCGGGCCGACCGCGGGCTCCGCCCGGCCCGCCGCCAGGGGGTGAGCAGCCGTTCCGCGCCGAGCAACAGCAGGTCGAAGGCGACCGCGATGAGCACGCAGAGCACGGACGCGGTCAGCACCTGCGCCTTGAAGTAGGCGTTCATGCCCGCATAGATGAGGTTGCCCAGTCCGCCGTAGCCGACGATGGCGCCAACGGTGGTCAGCGCGACCGTGGAGACCGTGGCAATGCGCAGGCCGGCCATGGCGGCGGGCACCGCCAGCGGCAGTTCCACGGTCAGCAGTTGCCGCATCGGGCCGTAGCCCATGCCGCGGGCGGCCTCCTTGGCGCCGGCCGGGACACCGTCCAGCCCGGCGAGGATGTTCCGGACCAGCAGGGTGAGGGAGTAGAGCGCGAGGCCGACCACGACGAGGGTGGCGGAGAGCCCGTAGACCGGCAGCAGCAGCGAGAACATCGCCAGCGACGGAATCGTGTAGACGACGGTGGTGAGGCCGAGGACCGGCCCGAGCGTCCAGCGCCGGCGGCGGGCCAGCAGGGCCAGCGGGAAGGCGACCACCAGCCCGAGCCCCACCGAGACCACCGTCAGCTGCACGTGCTGGCCGACCGCGTCGAGCAGGATCTGGCGGCGGGTGCTCA
Proteins encoded in this region:
- the cobM gene encoding precorrin-4 C(11)-methyltransferase; translation: MTVYFIGAGPGAADLITLRGARTLAACGVCLYAGSLVPRELLAECPPGARLVDTAQLDLDAITAELVRAHEEGQDVARLHSGDPSVFSAVAEQMRRLDAAGVPYEVVPGVPAFAAAAAALKRELTVPTVGQTVILTRVAQRATPMPDGEDLATLGRSGALLVLHLAAMYVDRIVDELLPHYGADCPAAVVAMASRPDELVLRGTLGDIAGQVKAAGVVRTAVILVGRTLGAEQFRDSHLYSSERERPHAPCDGGA
- the cbiE gene encoding precorrin-6y C5,15-methyltransferase (decarboxylating) subunit CbiE yields the protein MTAPLPLSVVGIGADGWDGLSPAARRELGAAEVLIGGARQLTLLPAECAGERVPWPSPLRPAVPGLLAAHAGRRVCVLASGDPMFYGIGRTLTEVMAADAAVRRPLRVVPHPSSVAYACARLGWAVEDTEVVTLVGRPAENLVRALYDGRRVLVLSAGAGTPAEVAELLRVRGFGPSRMRVLEQLGGAHERIAEGTAEDWDVSPGDPLNVIALDCVRAPDAPRLPVVPGLPDDAYEHDGQLTKRHVRAATLAALAPEPGELLWDIGGGSGSIAVEWLRAHRSCQAVSLERDAVRAARIGRNARALGVPALRVVHGAAPAALAGLPTPDAVFIGGGLTAPGLLDACWDALPPGGRLVANTVTLESEALLTEWYRRHGGELVRLAVAHAVPVGGFTGWRQAMPVTQWSAVKPARSGPRGTTVTPRSQDPSQPLPGDRQP
- a CDS encoding cation diffusion facilitator family transporter, with amino-acid sequence MTEHAHSGHSHAHSHSHAVSPDADRRWLRAALILLTAYMAVEVVIGVLAQSLALISDAAHMLTDAVSIVLALVAMRLAAKPARGGYTYGLKRAEILSAQANGITLLVLSVWLAYEAVQRLISPPAVTGGLVVITALSGVVINLICTWFLSKANRSSLNIEGAYQHILTDLFGFIATAISGLVVLTTGFERADAIASLVVVALMLKAGTGLVRESGRIFMEAAPAGIDPDALGDHLVAADQVVEVHDLHIWQITSGQPALSAHILVAPGGDCHKVRRNLQALLRGEYGITHATLQVDHLGEQDEDELLTLGPGPGPEQPSGGHCDDSHGPVHRPGPHHH
- a CDS encoding NADP-dependent oxidoreductase produces the protein MRAVAVNAFGADPQLMELPQPEPGPGEVLVRLAAAGLNPVDWKLADGAFGDAVQAVFPLVLGADGAGEVVAVGSGIRRFTVGDPVFGQFQLPERGGGSYAEFAVAKEDAIALAARSVTYATSAAVPTAGMTAYNLVEETRIGEGRQVLVVGATGGVGTFVTQLAAGRGAEVIATARPSKAELMRTLGAAETVDHTAGPVADQVLAAHPDGVDVLIDMVSDAKGFVDLTRTVRDGGVAVSLIGSADADVLTEHNLRGFNFVNRPSPQLLEILAGHLDAGRLTVLVGLEVPLEEAPEALAASRTGRAQGKTVLAI
- a CDS encoding ABC transporter ATP-binding protein — its product is MIRFESVTKRYPDGTTAVDDLSFEVEEGELVTLVGPSGCGKTTTMMMVNRLIDPTGGRILVDGADVSGVDPVRLRRRIGYVIQQTGLFPHRTVLDNTATVPYLSGWKKARARERAAELLDLVGLDPGVYGSRYPDQLSGGQRQRVGVARALAADPPVLLMDEPFGAVDPVVRDRLQTEFLRLQATMHKTVLLVTHDIEEAIRLGDRIAVYGTGRIEQFDTPARVLGAPATPYVAEFVGADRALKQLSVTPIDRADLERPPFARLAEPAADAVSRLRAEGARWAVVLDADGALHGWVGTESLAGAGGTVADHARRMEAWIPASGTLKAAFSEMLKHDAGWIAVLDEQRFLGVLTPTALHEALRRTIAPEQRGVSRGRPEVDSVPTE
- a CDS encoding ABC transporter substrate-binding protein; this encodes MRALRTAPLRAVHRGVWGVLAVPAALAGLVSCTGGPSLEHRGAVTASPGDSRDLAIGSAGFTESELLAQMYAALLRQAGYRTRVLTVGNRELYEPALEAGQIDVVPEYAATFADWLNAKKHGPEAAPVASPDLATTMAALRRLTAPRGLTVLPAGRAVDQNAFAVRASYAAEHRLRTLSDLGRAGLPVRLAAGDECVQRPFCAPGLRKTYGIDITAVDPKGVGTTPAKQAVQNGQDQMVLTTSTDATLDQFGLVVLADDRKLQNADYVVPVVHRARAGGPRPAAALDRLNRVLTTEDLARLNEQVDSWRRLASDVAHNYLVSKGLLKRS
- a CDS encoding ABC transporter permease, translating into MSTLAAVWAWLTTAANWSGENGVWHRLAQHAALTFACLVISALIALPIALTLGHLGRGGVLAVNLANVGRAVPTFAVLVLLLLTPIGRNGQWPTVIALVLFAVPPLLTNAYVGMREVDQDVVRAARGMGMTGVQLVWWVEAPLALPLVLTGVRIAAVQLVATATLAALVGGGGLGRIITAGFNLASTPQVVAGAVVVAVFALLMEALFELVQRFAPARARGRHR
- a CDS encoding ABC transporter permease translates to MTAPPDDCLARNDWICGDYLSTRRQILLDAVGQHVQLTVVSVGLGLVVAFPLALLARRRRWTLGPVLGLTTVVYTIPSLAMFSLLLPVYGLSATLVVVGLALYSLTLLVRNILAGLDGVPAGAKEAARGMGYGPMRQLLTVELPLAVPAAMAGLRIATVSTVALTTVGAIVGYGGLGNLIYAGMNAYFKAQVLTASVLCVLIAVAFDLLLLGAERLLTPWRRAGRSPRSARGSRPLAASGRRA